One window from the genome of Mauremys mutica isolate MM-2020 ecotype Southern chromosome 4, ASM2049712v1, whole genome shotgun sequence encodes:
- the LOC123369213 gene encoding olfactory receptor 5F1-like, with protein MEEKNCTVATQFILMGFTDDPKLQVNFFVLFLVIYVITLVGNFGMIILIRISSRLHSPMYFFLCSLSVVDICYSSVVTPKMLANFLAENKAISYSGCFSQLYFFVAWVCTECFLLGAMAYDRYVAICKPLLYSSVMSHKVCVPLVAGSYITGFTNAMITVCVITRLPYCGSNIISHFFCDTPPLLALSSSDSSIAENTISLLAGFTCISSLLIILFSYLYILAAILKIHSAEGRHKAFNTCASHLTAVTMFYGTLIFTYLRPKSSYSLGQDQVASVFYTVVIPMLNPLIYSLRNKEVKDALRRSLGRGSGFKMNVFPCHSNNQ; from the coding sequence atggaagagaaaaattgTACCGTAGCAACCCAATTCATTCTCATGGGATTCACAGATGACCCAAAGCTGCAGGTCAACTTCTTTGTGTTGTTCCTGGTGATCTATGTTATCACCCTGGTGGGGAATTTCGGGATGATCATTTTGATCAGAATCAGTTCCCGACTACActcccccatgtacttcttcctgtgCAGCTTGTCTGTTGTTGATATCTGCTATTCATCTGTTGTCACCCCAAAGATGTTGGCAAACTTCTTAGCAGAGAACAAAGCCATTTCCTACTCTGGGTGTTTTTCTCAACTGTATTTTTTTGTTGCCTGGGTATGTACAGAGTGCTTCCTCCTGGGTGCAATGGCGTATgaccgctacgtggccatctgtaAACCCTTGCTTTATTCATCAGTTATGTCCCATAAAGTCTGTGTCCCACTGGTGGCTGGCTCCTATATCACTGGCTTCACAAATGCCATGATTACTGTGTGTGTTATTACCAGGTTACCATACTGTGGTTCCAATATCATCAGCCATTTTTTCTGTGACACCCCTCCACTGCTAGCCCTATCATCCTCTGATAGCTCCATCGCTGAAAATACCATTTCTCTTTTAGCTGGTTTCACCTGTATCAGCTCCCTCCTGATAATCCTCTTCTCTTACCTGTACATCTTGGCTGCCATTCTGAAAATCCACTCTGCCGAGGGCAGGCACAAAGCCTTCAACACCTGTGCCTCCCACCTGACGGCCGTCACCATGTTTTATGGAACTCTGATCTTTACATACTTACGCCCCAAATCCAGCTACTCACTGGGCCAAGACCAGGTGGCCTCTGTGTTCTATACGGTGGTGATCCCCATGCTGAACCCcctgatctacagcctgaggaacaaggaggtgaaggacgccctgaggagatctctggggaggggaagtggtttCAAGATGAATGTGTTTCCATGTCATTCTAATAACCAATAA
- the LOC123370316 gene encoding olfactory receptor-like protein OLF1, with the protein MEKGNHSEVTEFILTGLTDRPELQVPLFGVFLLIYGITLVGNGGMILLIRIDPRLHTPMYFFLSNLSFCDLCLSSIISPKMLLNFLAKRKSISYTACAVQMALSVFTGVECLLLAVMAYDRYVAICNPLLYTVTMSRQRCKWIVAGVYAVGFVDSMICMCFIFQLSFCSSNIINHFFCDISPLLALSCSDTRINEIVLFAFTCCITVSIFVTVLLSYVYIISTILKIRSAEGRRKTFFTCSFHLTVVVLFYGTLLFMYLRPTSSYSTDTGKVASVFYTLVIPMLNPLIYSLRNTEVKDSLRRAMNKLLTNS; encoded by the coding sequence ATGGAAAAGGGAAATCACTCGGAGGTGACTGAGTTCATTCTCACAGGACTGACAGATCGTCCGGAGCTGCAGGTCCCCCTGTTTGGGGTGTTCCTACTGATTTATGGTATCACcctggtggggaatggggggatgaTCTTGTTAATCAGGATTGACCCCCgactccacacccccatgtactttttcctcagtAATTTGTCTTTCTGTGACCTCTGCCTTTCCTCGATAATTTCCCCTAAGATGCTGCTGAATTTCTTagccaagaggaaaagcatttCTTACACTGCCTGCGCTGTGCAAATGGCTCTCTCTGTTTTTACAGGTGTTGAGTGCCTCTTGCTGGCTGTGATGGCCTATGACCGTTATGTGGCCATCTGTAACCCGCTGCTCTATACGGTCACCATGTCCAGGCAGCGTTGTAAATGGATTGTGGCTGGGGTGTACGCTGTGGGGTTTGTGGATTCAATGATATGCATGTGTTTTATATTTCAGCTGTCATTCTGCAGCTCCAACATCATcaatcatttcttctgtgacatttCCCCACTGTTGGCGCTCTCCTGTTCTGACACCCGCATCAATGAGATTGTGTTGTTTGCTTTCACTTGCTGCATTACAGTGAGCATCTTTGTGACTGTCCTCCTCTCCTATGTCtatatcatctccaccatcctgaagATCCGCTCTGCCGAGGGCCGGCGCAAAACCTTCTTCACCTGCTCTTTCCACTTGACTGTGGTGGTCCTGTTTTATGGCACCCTCCTCTTCATGTATTTACGTCCTACCTCCAGCTATTCCACGGACACAGGTAAAGTGGCCTCAGTGTTTTACACGCTGGTGATCCCCATGTTGAACcctctcatctacagcctgaggaacacaGAGGTGAAGGACTCCCTGAGGAGAGCAATGAATAAACTCCTAACCAATTCCTGA
- the LOC123369660 gene encoding olfactory receptor-like protein OLF1 yields MEKGNRSEVTEFILSGLTDHPELQVPLFVVFLLIYGITLVGNGGMILLITIDPRLQTPMYFFLSNLSFCDLCYSSIISPKMLLNFLAERKNISYSACAVQLYLCIIFSDAESLLLAVMAYDRYVAICNPLLYTVTMSRQLCKELVVGVFAVGLVDSVIETYFTFRLSFCSSNIINHYGCDIPPLLALSCSDTRINEIVLFAFTCCITVSSFVTVLLSYVYIISTILQIRSAEGRRKAFSTCSFHLTAVVLLYGALLFVYLRPPSSYSMDTDKVVSLFYTLVIPMLNPLIYSLRNTEVTDALRRAMNKLLTNS; encoded by the coding sequence ATGGAAAAGGGAAATCGCTCGGAGGTGACTGAGTTCATTCTCTCAGGACTGACAGATCATCCAGAACTGCAGGTTCCCCTGTTTGTGGTGTTCCTACTGATTTATGGTATCACCCTGGTGGGTAATGGGGGGATGATCTTGTTAATCACGATTGATCCCCGGCTCCAGACCCCCATGTATTTTTTCCTCAGTAATTTGtctttctgtgacctctgctaTTCCTCGATAATTTCTCCTAAAATGCTCCTGAATTTCTTAGCCGAGAGGAAAAACATTTCTTACTCTGCCTGCGCTGTGCAACTGTATCTCTGTATCATTTTTTCAGATGCTGAGAGCCTCTTGCTGGCTGTGATGGCGTATGACCGTTATGTGGCCATCTGTAACCCGCTGCTCTATACGGTCACCATGTCCAGGCAGCTTTGTAAAGAGTTGGTGGTTGGGGTGTTCGCTGTGGGGTTGGTGGATTCAGTGATAGAAACGTATTTTACATTTCGGCTGTCATTCTGCAGCTCCAACATCATCAATCATTATGGCTGTGATATCCCCCCACTGCTGGCGCTCTCCTGCTCTGACACCCGCATCAATGAGATTGTGTTGTTTGCTTTCACATGCTGCATTACAGTGAGCAGCTTTGTGACTGTTCTCCTCTCCTATGTCtatatcatctccaccatcctgcaGATCCGCTCTGCCGAGGGCCGgcgcaaagccttctccacctgctctttCCACTTGACTGCTGTGGTCCTGTTATATGGAGCCCTCTTGTTCGTGTATTTACGTCCCCCCTCCAGCTATTCCATGGACACAGACAAAGTGGTCTCGCTGTTTTACACGCTGGTGATCCCCATGttgaaccccctcatctacagcctgaggaacacggAGGTGACGGACGCCCTGAGGAGAGCAATGAATAAACTCCTAACCAATTCCTGA
- the LOC123370035 gene encoding olfactory receptor 1019-like, which translates to MEKGNHSEATEFILSGLTDRPELQVPLFGVFLLIYGITLMGNGVMILLIMIDPRLHTPMYFFLSSLSFCDICYSSIISPKMLLNFLAEMKSISYTACAVQLYLSVIFADVECFLLAVMAYDRYVAICNPLLYTVTMSRQLCKQLEVGVYTVGLVDSMIQTCFSFRLSFCSSNIINHFFCDIPPLLALSCSDTRIHEILMFAFMCCTGVSSLVTVLLSYVYIASTILQIRSAEGRRKAFSTWSFHLTAVVLFFCTLLFMYLRPTLSYSMDTDKVASVFYTLVIPMLNPFIYSLRNTEVKDALRRVMNKLLTNS; encoded by the coding sequence ATGGAAAAGGGAAATCACTCGGAGGCAACCGAGTTCATTCTCTCAGGATTGACAGATCGTCCAGAGTTGCAGGTTCCCCTCTTTGGGGTGTTCCTACTGATTTATGGTATCACCCTGATGGGGAATGGGGTGATGATCTTGTTAATCATGATTGACCCCCGACTCCACACGCCCATGTATTTTTTCCTCAGTAGTTTGTCTTTCTGTGACATCTGCTATTCCTCGATAATTTCCCCTAAGATGCTGCTGAATTTCTTAGCCGAGATGAAAAGCATTTCTTACACTGCTTGTGCTGTGCAACTGTATCTCTCTGTCATTTTTGCAGATGTTGAGTGCTTCTTGCTGGCTGTGATGGCATATGACCGTTATGTGGCCATCTGTAACCCACTGCTCTACACGGTCACGATGTCCAGGCAGCTTTGTAAACAGCTGGAAGTCGGGGTGTACACTGTGGGGTTGGTGGATTCAATGATACAAACATGTTTTTCATTTCGGCTGTCATTCTGCAGCTCCAACATCATcaatcatttcttctgtgacatccccCCTCTGCTGGCGCTCTCCTGTTCTGACACCCGCATCCATGAGATTCTGATGTTTGCGTTCATGTGCTGCACTGGAGTGAGCAGCCTTGTGACTGTCCTTCTCTCCTATGTCTATATCGCCTCCACCATCCTACAGATCCGTTCTGCCGAGGGCCGgcgcaaagccttctccacctggtCTTTCCACTTGACCGCTGTGGTCCTGTTTTTTTGCACTCTCCTCTTCATGTATTTACGTCCCACCTTAAGCTATTCCATGGACACAGACAAAGTGGCCTCAGTGTTTTACACGCTGGTGATCCCCATGTTGAACCCATTTATCTATAGCCTGAGGAACACGGAGGTGAAGGACGCCCTGAGGAGAGTAATGAATAAACTGCTAACCAATTCCTGA
- the LOC123369214 gene encoding olfactory receptor-like protein OLF2 gives MYLSDAFTDVECLLLAVMAYDRYVAICNPLHYTVTMSRQLCKQLVAGVYAGGLVNSMISTFFTFRLSFCSSNIINHFFCDIPPLLALSCYDTHINEIVMFAFTSCIIVSSLVSVLLSYVYITSTILEISSTEGRRKAFSTCSFHLTAVVLLFGTLLFMYLRPTSSYSMDTDKVASLFYTLVIPMLNPLIYSLRNTEVKDALRRAMNKLLTNF, from the coding sequence ATGTATCTCTCGGATGCTTTTACTGATGTTGAGTGCCTCTTGCTGGCTGTGATGGCATATGACCGTTATGTGGCCATCTGTAACCCGCTGCACTATACGGTCACCATGTCCAGGCAGCTTTGTAAGCAGCTGGTGGCTGGGGTGTACGCTGGGGGGTTGGTGAATTCAATGATAAGCACGTTTTTTACATTTCGGCTGTCATTCTGCAGCTCCAACATCATcaatcatttcttctgtgacatcccTCCACTGCTGGCGCTCTCGTGTTACGACACCCACATCAATGAGATTGTGATGTTTGCTTTCACGAGCTGCATTATAGTGAGCAGCCTTGTAAGTGTCCTCCTCTCCTATGTCTATATCACCTCCACCATCCTGGAGATCAGCTCCACCGAGGGCCGgcgcaaagccttctccacctgctctttCCACTTGACTGCTGTGGTCCTTCTTTTTGGCACCCTCCTCTTCATGTATTTACGTCCCACCTCCAGCTATTCCATGGACACAGATAAAGTGGCCTCATTATTTTACACGCTGGTGATCCCCATGttgaaccccctcatctacagcctgaggaacacggAGGTGAAGGACGCCCTGAGGAGAGCAATGAATAAACTCCTAACCAATTTTTGA